A stretch of Tenrec ecaudatus isolate mTenEca1 chromosome 2, mTenEca1.hap1, whole genome shotgun sequence DNA encodes these proteins:
- the LOC142440395 gene encoding olfactory receptor 14A16-like, translating into MEFSEVWWQQILTGMVFLLFFLVSIIGNFLIIVLSTVDQHLQTPMYFFLKQLSLLDLCYISVTLPNAILDNWTHNSTISLGGCILQVFLVIFLACTEMALLTVMSYDHYVAICYPLHYEVVMNRCTCIKMASYTWFSGWISGILHTATTFSLSFRPSNIVHQFFCEIPQLLRLSCSDNYLAEVGAVAVTSALSLVCFISIALSYIHIFSTVLKMPSSGSQSKAFSTCIPHLLVVTFFLSAAAVAYLKPSANIPTVSDLLVSVLYTIVPPTVNPIIYSLRNKDMKYALQKYLNLKYFRSVTC; encoded by the coding sequence ATGGAATTTTCTGAAGTGTGGTGGCAGCAGATCCTTACTGGTATGGTATTTTTACTATTTTTTCTAGTGTCCATTATTGGCAATTTCCTGATAATTGTGCTGTCTACTGTTGACCAACATCTCCAAACTCCTATGTACTTCTTTCTCAAGCAACTATCTCTTTTAGATCTTTGCTATATCTCAGTAACCCTTCCCAATGCCATTCTAGACAACTGGACCCACAACAGCACCATTTCCCTCGGGGGATGTATCCTTCAGGTCTTCCTTGTGATTTTCTTGGCGTGCACTGAGATGGCGTTACTCACGGTGATGTCCTATGACCACTATGTGGCCATTTGCTACCCTCTGCACTATGAAGTCGTAATGAATAGATGTACTTGTATCAAGATGGCCAGTTATACGTGGTTTAGTGGCTGGATTTCTGGAATTTTGCACACAGCTACAACCTTCTCTTTGTCCTTCAGGCCATCCAATATAGTGCATCAGTTCTTTTGTGAGATCCCTCAATTGCTCAGACTTTCTTGCTCTGACAATTACTTGGCTGAAGTTGGAGCAGTTGCTGTCACTTCTGCATTGAGTCTTGTCTGTTTTATTTCCATTGCTCTCTCCTACATTCACATTTTCTCTACTGTGCTGAAGATGCCTTCTTCTGGAAGTCAGTCCAAAGCCTTCTCTACCTGTATTCCTCACCTGCTCGTGGTTACGTTTTTTCTCAGTGCTGCAGCTGTGGCCTATTTGAAACCATCTGCAAATATCCCCACTGTTTCTGACTTGCTGGTTTCTGTATTATATACTATTGTTCCCCCCACCGTGAACCCTATTATTTATAGCTTAAGGAACAAGGACATGAAGTATGCTCTGCAAAAATATTTAAATCTAAAATATTTTCGTTCTGTCACTTGCTGA
- the LOC142440396 gene encoding olfactory receptor 14A16-like, translating to MEVRKRRIMVNLTLSVNGFILMGFSDIRDCQIFNAILFFLIYLLALLGNLTIIILTTSDQHLNSPMYFFLKTLSLLDLCFISVTLPKAIFHSLTQNGTISFLGCVAQVFFVVLFACGSNFVHQFFCEIPSLLKLSCSEKYLAEIGAIIVTTSLGFVCFISIMVSYIHIFSAVLRIASVESRSKAFSTCIPHLVVVTVFTITGSVAYMKPVSEVPSVWDLLVSVFYTVVPPTINPIIYSLKNKDMKTAFRTILRKIIMVQ from the exons ATGGAAGTCAG AAAGAGAAGAATTATGGTCAACCTGACTTTATCGGTGAATGGGTTCATCCTCATGGGATTTTCAGATATCAGGGATTGTCAAATCTTCAATGCTATACTGTTCTTCCTCATCTATCTACTAGCTCTGCTGGGTAACctcaccatcatcattctcaccacCTCAGACCAGCACCTCAACAGTCCCATGTACTTCTTTCTGAAGACCTTGTCCTTGCTGGACCTCTGCTTCATCTCTGTCACACTTCCCAAGGCCATCTTTCATTCGTTGACCCAAAATGGTACCATATCCTTTCTGGGGTGTGTGGCACAGGTCTTTTTTGTAGTTCTGTTTGCTTGTGGGTCAAATTTTGTCCATCAGTTCTTCTGTGAGATCCCATCTTTACTCAAACTCTCCTGCTCAGAGAAGTATCTTGCTGAGATTGGGGCCATAATTGTCACAACATCTTTAGGATTTGTGTGTTTTATTTCCATTATGGTTTCTTACATTCACATCTTCTCCGCAGTCCTAAGAATTGCATCAGTGGAAAGCAGGTCAAAAGCCTTTTCGACCTGCATCCCTCACCTTGTAGTCGTTACTGTTTTCACAATTACAGGTTCTGTAGCCTACATGAAACCAGTGTCAGAGGTCCCTTCAGTGTGGGatctgctggtgtctgtcttctaCACTGTTGTGCCACCCACCATAAATCCCATCATCTACAGCCTGAAGaacaaggacatgaaaactgcCTTCCGGACAATTTTGAGAAAGATTATCATGGTTCAATAA